The proteins below are encoded in one region of Knoellia sp. S7-12:
- the hemQ gene encoding hydrogen peroxide-dependent heme synthase has protein sequence MSTPTDRPAPSKPSPARMREINDSIRYTMWSVFEVTEPLGKDDRAAMTAEVEELVAELESGDVVVRGFYDVAGLRGDADLMVWWHAERIEDLQDAYHRLLRTQFGAHLSSVWSNAALHRPAEFNKSHVPAFMAGEDPRAYVCVYPFVRSYEWYLLEENERRDMLREHGQMAREFPDVRANTISSFALGDYEWILAFEADELHRIVDLMRELRPSRARLHVREEVPFFTGPRVAVADLIARQR, from the coding sequence ATGAGCACCCCGACCGACCGCCCTGCCCCGAGCAAGCCCAGCCCCGCGCGGATGCGCGAGATCAATGACTCGATCCGCTACACCATGTGGTCGGTGTTCGAGGTGACCGAGCCTCTCGGCAAGGACGACCGTGCCGCCATGACGGCAGAGGTTGAGGAGCTCGTTGCCGAGCTCGAGTCGGGCGACGTCGTGGTGCGGGGGTTCTATGACGTGGCGGGCCTGCGGGGCGATGCCGACCTCATGGTGTGGTGGCACGCCGAGCGCATCGAGGACCTCCAGGACGCCTATCACCGACTGCTGCGTACCCAGTTCGGCGCCCACCTGTCATCGGTGTGGTCCAACGCTGCTCTGCACCGACCGGCCGAGTTCAACAAGAGCCATGTCCCCGCCTTCATGGCCGGTGAGGACCCGCGCGCCTACGTCTGTGTCTATCCGTTCGTGCGGTCCTACGAGTGGTATCTCCTCGAGGAGAACGAGCGTCGCGACATGCTGCGCGAGCACGGCCAGATGGCTCGTGAGTTCCCGGACGTGCGCGCCAACACGATCTCGTCGTTCGCGCTCGGCGACTACGAGTGGATCCTCGCGTTCGAAGCCGACGAACTGCATCGCATCGTCGACCTCATGCGTGAACTGCGGCCCTCGCGGGCCCGACTGCACGTGCGCGAAGAGGTGCCGTTCTTCACTGGCCCCCGCGTCGCCGTCGCGGACCTGATCGCCCGCCAGCGCTGA
- the hemG gene encoding protoporphyrinogen oxidase, with protein MSEAARPSRRSVVVIGGGIAGLAAARDVLVSLPGAHVVLLDASDRVGGKVRREEIGGHLVDVGAEAMLAVRPEAVDLVSELADAADIVTPATTSARVWSRGELHPLPRTRIGVPFADSVVAGLLTADEETRMLAEADAPDVGADVSVADYVGGRLGSAVVDRLVEPMLGGVYAGHSRALSLRATMPAVWAIAQARGSLLAPPVVDTQSGAARPPFIGLSGGVGRLSELLAADVEQRGGVIESNTIVRGIERTATGWSVLSGPTTQPRRLEADAVIVAVPPPAASRLLSPIAPPAGAALGGVEMASVAVITLAVPTAEVASWEGSGFLVPPVEGRGIKASTFSSAKWGWLAAEGGDTAYVRASVGRAGETASLQRDDAELVALAVREISEAAGGPPLTLVDSHVQRWGGGLPQYTVGHVDRIARVTEAIAGVAGLEVAGAAYQGIGIPAVIASAHAAAEATATHLRTAAARAGE; from the coding sequence GTGAGCGAAGCCGCACGCCCTTCCCGTCGTTCCGTCGTCGTCATTGGCGGTGGGATCGCGGGGCTCGCGGCGGCGCGTGACGTCCTCGTCTCGCTGCCGGGCGCCCACGTCGTCCTCCTCGATGCGTCCGACCGCGTGGGTGGCAAGGTCCGTCGCGAGGAGATCGGCGGGCACCTCGTCGACGTGGGGGCCGAGGCGATGCTGGCCGTGCGTCCCGAGGCCGTCGATCTCGTGAGCGAGCTTGCAGACGCGGCGGACATCGTCACACCCGCCACGACGTCGGCACGCGTGTGGTCCCGCGGTGAGCTGCATCCGTTGCCGCGCACCCGAATTGGCGTTCCGTTCGCTGACTCGGTGGTCGCCGGGCTCCTGACGGCCGACGAGGAGACGCGAATGCTCGCCGAGGCCGACGCGCCCGATGTGGGCGCTGACGTCTCCGTCGCCGACTACGTCGGTGGCCGACTGGGTTCCGCTGTCGTCGACCGTCTCGTGGAGCCTATGCTCGGCGGGGTGTATGCCGGTCACTCCCGTGCGCTGTCACTGCGCGCCACGATGCCGGCGGTCTGGGCGATCGCCCAGGCGCGTGGATCTCTCTTGGCGCCACCGGTCGTCGACACCCAGTCGGGTGCGGCGCGGCCACCGTTCATCGGGCTGTCCGGTGGCGTGGGTCGACTGTCTGAGCTCCTCGCCGCCGACGTCGAGCAACGCGGGGGAGTCATCGAGTCGAACACGATCGTCCGCGGCATCGAGCGGACAGCGACCGGCTGGTCGGTCCTCAGTGGTCCGACGACGCAGCCGCGTCGGCTGGAGGCGGACGCGGTCATCGTGGCCGTGCCGCCGCCAGCGGCCTCGCGGCTGCTGTCGCCGATCGCACCCCCAGCGGGCGCTGCACTCGGCGGGGTCGAGATGGCGTCGGTTGCCGTCATCACCCTGGCCGTTCCCACAGCCGAGGTCGCGTCGTGGGAGGGCTCAGGCTTCCTCGTGCCCCCCGTCGAGGGCCGGGGCATCAAGGCCAGCACCTTCAGCTCGGCCAAGTGGGGGTGGCTCGCAGCGGAAGGTGGCGACACGGCATACGTGCGGGCGTCTGTGGGGCGAGCGGGCGAGACGGCGAGCCTGCAGCGTGACGACGCAGAGCTCGTGGCCCTCGCGGTGCGCGAGATCAGCGAGGCCGCCGGCGGGCCACCACTCACCCTCGTCGACAGCCACGTCCAACGATGGGGTGGCGGACTGCCGCAGTACACCGTCGGGCACGTCGATCGGATCGCGCGAGTGACCGAAGCGATCGCAGGGGTGGCCGGTCTCGAAGTGGCTGGCGCGGCATACCAGGGCATTGGTATCCCGGCCGTCATCGCGTCGGCGCACGCCGCAGCGGAGGCGACAGCGACCCACCTGAGGACGGCCGCGGCGCGCGCGGGAGAATGA
- a CDS encoding DUF4349 domain-containing protein — protein sequence MSDQVLRPSGLWGRRLVGATLAGLLAVGALSACSSRNDSSAGSGGMPASGEMARQDTSGQGADGDSAAKSDPASQARASVGQKLVRRANLQLKVDSLTTSAQRIRSIAAQQSGAVLSEELYAGETGRDTSGSITISVPAASLDATIALIEKVGEVQVRNSSSEDVTGTYVDTEARVKSMTASVARIRDLLAKATTVNDLVALENELSQRQAELDGLTAQLANLKDSVTMSPISISLSTDDFEPVAAAGFLSGLKSGWKAFTSSLAVLVTVVGAVLPFAVAIGLVLAPVIWWMRRRRTTPAAFVSPVAQPAGPMPPPSAG from the coding sequence ATGAGCGACCAGGTTCTTCGCCCCTCAGGGCTGTGGGGTCGCCGCCTCGTCGGCGCCACGCTTGCTGGCCTCCTCGCGGTGGGCGCGCTCAGTGCCTGCAGCAGTCGCAACGACTCGAGCGCTGGCAGTGGCGGGATGCCCGCGAGCGGCGAAATGGCAAGGCAGGACACGAGCGGGCAGGGGGCCGACGGCGACAGCGCAGCCAAGTCCGACCCGGCCAGTCAGGCGCGAGCAAGCGTGGGTCAGAAGCTCGTCCGACGGGCCAACCTGCAGCTCAAGGTCGACTCGCTCACGACGTCGGCCCAGCGGATCCGCTCCATCGCCGCTCAACAGAGCGGGGCCGTGCTGTCCGAAGAGCTCTACGCCGGCGAGACCGGGCGGGACACGTCCGGGTCGATCACCATCAGCGTCCCGGCTGCCTCACTGGATGCGACGATCGCCCTTATCGAGAAGGTCGGCGAGGTGCAGGTCCGCAACAGCTCCAGTGAGGACGTGACGGGCACCTATGTCGACACCGAGGCGCGGGTGAAGTCCATGACGGCGAGCGTCGCTCGCATCCGCGATCTCCTGGCCAAGGCCACCACGGTCAACGACCTCGTCGCTCTGGAGAACGAGCTGTCGCAGCGTCAGGCTGAGCTCGACGGCCTCACGGCTCAGCTGGCCAACCTCAAGGACTCGGTGACGATGTCACCGATCTCAATCTCGCTCTCGACCGACGACTTTGAGCCTGTTGCGGCCGCTGGCTTCCTGTCGGGCCTGAAGTCCGGATGGAAGGCGTTCACGTCGTCCTTGGCGGTGCTCGTCACGGTCGTCGGCGCCGTGCTTCCGTTCGCGGTCGCGATCGGCCTCGTGCTCGCACCGGTGATCTGGTGGATGCGTCGCCGCCGGACCACCCCGGCAGCGTTTGTCAGCCCGGTGGCCCAACCCGCTGGGCCGATGCCGCCGCCGTCAGCGGGCTGA
- the hemE gene encoding uroporphyrinogen decarboxylase: MISDSPLVLAATRQPVPHTPVWFMRQAGRSLPEYRALREGTAMLEACRMPDLVTEITLQPVRRHNVDAAIFFSDIVVPLAAVGVDLDIVPGTGPVVPAPFRTRADLDRLPDLTADAIPDITESVSRLVSELGSTPLIGFAGAPFTLASYLVEGGPSRTHEKTKALMHGDPQLWNDLSARLAQISGAFLRVQVEAGASAIQLFDSWVGSLSRADYTAYVQKHSATALAAVADLGVPRIHFGVGTGELLELMGEAGAEVVGVDYRLSLTDAVSRIGDGYAVQGNLDPALLGAPWEVLEARVRAIVDEGRQAPGHIFNLGHGVPPHADPDVLTRIVEVVHEHSAR, translated from the coding sequence GTGATCTCCGACAGCCCGCTCGTCCTTGCCGCAACCCGCCAGCCCGTCCCGCACACCCCCGTGTGGTTCATGCGTCAGGCCGGTCGGTCGCTGCCCGAATACCGCGCGCTGCGTGAGGGCACGGCCATGCTCGAAGCCTGTCGCATGCCCGACCTCGTCACCGAGATCACGCTCCAGCCCGTGCGCCGCCACAATGTCGATGCAGCGATCTTCTTCTCGGACATCGTGGTGCCCCTGGCGGCCGTGGGCGTCGACCTCGACATCGTCCCGGGCACCGGCCCCGTCGTGCCCGCACCGTTTCGCACCCGCGCCGACCTCGACCGACTTCCGGACCTCACCGCTGACGCCATCCCCGACATCACCGAGTCGGTCTCGCGACTTGTCAGTGAGCTCGGGTCGACCCCGCTCATCGGCTTCGCCGGCGCACCGTTCACCCTCGCGTCCTACCTCGTCGAGGGCGGGCCGTCGCGCACGCATGAGAAGACCAAGGCGCTCATGCATGGCGACCCGCAGCTCTGGAACGACCTCAGCGCACGCCTTGCCCAGATCTCCGGAGCCTTCCTCCGTGTCCAGGTCGAGGCCGGAGCCAGCGCGATCCAACTCTTCGACTCCTGGGTCGGCTCGCTCTCGCGAGCGGACTACACGGCATACGTCCAGAAGCACTCGGCCACAGCGCTCGCCGCGGTCGCAGACCTCGGTGTGCCGCGCATCCACTTCGGCGTGGGCACCGGTGAACTTCTCGAACTCATGGGTGAGGCCGGGGCCGAGGTCGTCGGCGTCGACTACCGACTGTCACTCACCGACGCGGTCAGTCGCATCGGTGATGGGTATGCCGTGCAGGGCAACCTCGATCCGGCTCTCCTCGGTGCCCCGTGGGAGGTTCTCGAAGCCCGCGTCCGCGCGATCGTGGACGAAGGGCGCCAGGCGCCAGGCCACATCTTCAACCTCGGTCACGGAGTCCCGCCGCATGCCGACCCCGACGTCCTCACCAGGATCGTCGAGGTCGTGCACGAGCACTCAGCCCGCTGA
- a CDS encoding DMT family transporter, with protein sequence MLSLLALASSAVWGTSDFFGGLMAKRLPAVAVVGITQSLAFVLLCVVVLVRLALGHPPEWGSWVGWAMLAGLSGATGLVAFYTALASGTMGVVAPIASMGVLVTVGLGVASGDTPSSWVWVGIAVAVIGIVLASGPEVSGAVSPRPVLLACVAALGFGLALFSLDRGSRDSMLMTLWGMRGTSVVIFAAAAVVLRSVGGAGRTHLVPLAFIGSADLLANVLFATASSRGQVSIASVLGSLYPIATILLARIVLKERLQRIQQIGVVFALAGAAIISL encoded by the coding sequence GTGCTCTCTCTCCTCGCTCTCGCCTCGTCGGCCGTGTGGGGGACGTCGGACTTCTTCGGTGGCCTCATGGCCAAACGCCTTCCGGCTGTCGCGGTCGTCGGCATCACGCAGTCGCTGGCGTTCGTCCTGCTGTGCGTCGTCGTCCTCGTGCGCCTGGCACTCGGGCACCCGCCGGAGTGGGGGAGCTGGGTGGGATGGGCGATGCTCGCGGGGCTCAGCGGGGCCACCGGTCTCGTCGCGTTCTACACCGCGCTGGCGAGCGGCACGATGGGCGTCGTCGCACCCATCGCGTCGATGGGCGTCCTGGTGACTGTCGGTCTCGGTGTCGCGTCGGGTGATACACCTTCGTCCTGGGTCTGGGTCGGCATCGCCGTTGCCGTCATCGGCATCGTCCTGGCGTCGGGGCCCGAGGTTTCCGGTGCCGTGTCGCCGCGCCCCGTGCTCCTGGCGTGCGTCGCCGCGCTGGGCTTCGGCCTGGCGCTGTTCTCCCTCGACCGCGGTTCGCGAGACTCGATGCTCATGACGTTGTGGGGGATGCGAGGCACCTCCGTCGTCATCTTCGCGGCGGCGGCGGTCGTGCTGCGGTCGGTCGGTGGCGCCGGACGCACGCACCTGGTGCCACTGGCGTTCATCGGCTCCGCTGACCTGCTCGCGAACGTGCTCTTCGCCACGGCGTCCTCACGCGGGCAGGTGAGCATCGCGTCGGTGTTGGGCTCGCTGTACCCGATCGCGACGATCCTGCTGGCTCGAATCGTTCTCAAGGAGCGCCTCCAGCGCATCCAGCAGATCGGCGTCGTGTTCGCGCTCGCCGGTGCTGCCATCATTTCCCTGTGA
- a CDS encoding IucA/IucC family protein produces the protein MTTSPHSPQHLQPRHWARATRWLVRKALAEFAHERMLEPIALDRGKYAVRASSGAAYEFSARVLPLDHWLIAPESIVRTVNGEVRDLDALELFVDLRADLDLGPKVLPLLLEEVSATLSAQAYRWSVHQPKSSELVGADFQLVESSMREGHPCFVANSGRIGFDASEYERYAPEAAPDVKLVWLAARRERATFAVGGGMTRERLLAEEFSVETRGRFESVLADRGLTLDDVHLLPLHPWQWDNRVTTTFAADIVRGDLVLLGHGDDAHRPQQSIRTFFNTSAPQRSYVKTALSVLNMGFLRGLSAAYMEVTPAINDHVADLVRGDETLRSSGFDVLREHASVGYRSPTYDAVADRGDPHLKMLAGLWRESPVPLLREGETLATMASLLHVDEVGESFAAALVDTSGLTPEEWVRRYLEAYLVPVTHCLVAHHLVFMPHGENLILVLKDGVVARVIMKDIGEEVAIFDTEAALPAAVERVRVEAEPSMQALSILTDVVDCFLRFLAAVLDEAGTIDAEDFWAVARDVLRDYEDAHPELAARLTALDLRAADFDLSCLNRLQLRNNQQMVDLADPVGALAFAGRITNPLAATHS, from the coding sequence ATGACCACCTCACCCCATTCTCCGCAGCACCTGCAGCCCAGGCACTGGGCCCGCGCGACACGCTGGCTCGTACGCAAGGCGCTGGCCGAGTTCGCCCACGAGCGCATGCTGGAGCCCATCGCCCTTGACCGCGGAAAGTATGCCGTCCGCGCGAGTTCCGGTGCGGCATACGAGTTCTCGGCTCGTGTCCTGCCGCTCGACCACTGGCTCATCGCACCGGAGTCGATCGTGCGAACCGTCAACGGCGAGGTGCGTGACCTCGACGCACTCGAGCTGTTCGTTGACCTGCGGGCCGACCTCGACCTCGGCCCCAAGGTCCTGCCACTGCTCCTCGAGGAGGTGTCGGCGACTCTCAGTGCCCAGGCCTATCGCTGGTCCGTGCACCAACCCAAGAGCAGTGAGCTCGTCGGCGCCGACTTCCAGCTCGTCGAATCGTCCATGCGCGAGGGGCACCCGTGCTTCGTCGCCAACTCGGGACGGATCGGCTTTGATGCGAGCGAGTACGAGCGCTATGCGCCGGAGGCCGCACCCGACGTGAAACTCGTCTGGCTGGCTGCCCGCCGCGAACGTGCCACCTTCGCCGTCGGCGGGGGTATGACGCGGGAGCGCCTGCTGGCGGAGGAGTTCTCGGTCGAGACCCGGGGCCGCTTCGAGAGCGTCCTCGCCGATCGGGGCCTGACACTCGACGACGTCCACCTCCTGCCGCTCCACCCCTGGCAGTGGGACAACCGAGTGACGACGACCTTCGCCGCAGACATCGTCCGAGGCGATCTGGTCCTGCTGGGTCACGGCGATGACGCGCACCGACCACAGCAGTCGATCCGCACGTTCTTCAACACGTCCGCCCCCCAGCGCAGCTATGTCAAGACAGCCCTGTCGGTCCTCAACATGGGCTTCCTGCGCGGTCTGTCCGCGGCATACATGGAAGTGACCCCGGCGATCAACGACCATGTCGCCGACCTCGTTCGCGGGGACGAGACGTTGCGGTCCAGCGGTTTCGACGTCCTGCGCGAGCACGCTTCGGTGGGCTACCGCAGCCCCACCTACGACGCCGTGGCTGACAGGGGCGACCCCCACCTCAAGATGCTCGCCGGCCTCTGGCGTGAGAGCCCGGTGCCCCTGCTCCGTGAGGGCGAGACGCTGGCGACGATGGCCAGCCTGCTGCACGTGGACGAGGTGGGGGAGTCGTTCGCCGCAGCCCTGGTCGACACCAGCGGACTCACGCCCGAGGAGTGGGTGCGCCGCTATCTCGAGGCCTATCTCGTCCCGGTGACCCACTGCCTCGTCGCACACCACCTGGTCTTCATGCCCCATGGCGAGAACCTCATCCTCGTGCTCAAGGACGGCGTCGTCGCACGCGTCATCATGAAGGACATCGGCGAGGAGGTGGCGATCTTCGACACCGAGGCCGCGCTGCCGGCTGCTGTGGAGCGTGTGCGGGTCGAGGCCGAACCGTCGATGCAGGCCCTGTCGATCCTCACCGATGTCGTCGACTGCTTCCTGAGGTTCCTCGCTGCGGTGCTCGACGAGGCCGGCACGATCGATGCCGAGGACTTCTGGGCAGTGGCGCGAGACGTGCTTCGTGACTACGAGGACGCGCACCCCGAGCTCGCCGCCCGGTTGACTGCCCTCGACCTGCGAGCCGCCGACTTCGACCTCTCGTGCCTCAACCGGCTGCAACTGCGCAACAACCAGCAGATGGTCGACCTCGCGGATCCGGTGGGCGCACTCGCGTTCGCCGGCCGGATCACCAACCCACTGGCGGCCACTCACTCATAG
- a CDS encoding GNAT family N-acetyltransferase, whose product MTTFTLRPVDPVADGPTLHAWVTHPKSHFWQMADCDVEQVQQAYAEIRDNPSHEAFLGLFDGDPAFLVERYDPAGDPVGKAYAVQHGDVGMHVLVAPTDTPVPGFTREVFATIMDWLFEDPAVARVVVEPDADNHAVHALNAWAGFSVRERVSLPDKDALLSFCTRADHSASAARRGAAA is encoded by the coding sequence ATGACCACCTTCACCCTGCGACCGGTGGACCCGGTGGCGGATGGGCCGACCCTCCATGCCTGGGTGACCCACCCCAAGAGTCACTTCTGGCAGATGGCTGACTGCGACGTGGAGCAGGTCCAGCAGGCCTATGCCGAGATCCGCGACAACCCCTCTCACGAAGCGTTCCTCGGACTGTTCGACGGCGATCCGGCGTTCCTCGTCGAGCGCTACGATCCGGCCGGCGACCCGGTGGGGAAGGCCTACGCCGTGCAGCACGGCGACGTTGGCATGCACGTGCTCGTCGCACCGACCGACACGCCGGTGCCCGGCTTCACCCGTGAGGTGTTCGCGACGATCATGGACTGGCTCTTCGAAGACCCTGCCGTTGCGCGCGTCGTCGTCGAGCCCGATGCCGACAACCACGCCGTCCACGCTCTCAACGCGTGGGCCGGTTTCAGCGTCCGCGAACGCGTCTCCCTGCCGGACAAGGACGCCTTGCTGAGCTTCTGCACCCGAGCCGACCATTCCGCATCCGCTGCCCGCCGAGGAGCTGCCGCATGA
- a CDS encoding SidA/IucD/PvdA family monooxygenase, translated as MHDVIGIGLGPFNLGLAALLDPIDDVDEVFLEARDEIAWHPGMLLPDSRLQTPFMSDLVTMADPTSRHSFLQHLKETGRLYPFYIRESFYPLRREFDAYCRWVSERLESVRLSRRVTSVTFDEDELAYVVRASTPDGEETYAARSLVVGTGTPPHIPDSCAGLPAELHNSTYLQRRAQLLECRRVVVVGSGQSAAEIFRDLLAADDGRQREIIWLTRSPRFFPLEYTKLTLEMTSPEYVDHIHALPPERRESLIASQAQLYKGISGDFVDEIYDALYAAGVDGPSNARLFTNTAVTGSIQEPDGTYRLTVKHADTGEERDIETDGLVLATGYKHEVPAFLAPVADRIRWDEKGRFDVTRDYRVDVAGPPIWVQNAELHTHGFAAPDLGMAAYRNSWIVRGITGREVYPIETRIAQQEFGLPEIAPLRSPLRQEVSA; from the coding sequence ATGCACGACGTCATCGGGATCGGACTCGGCCCCTTCAACCTCGGACTCGCTGCGCTGCTCGACCCCATCGACGACGTGGATGAGGTCTTCCTCGAGGCGCGCGACGAGATCGCCTGGCACCCGGGGATGCTTCTGCCGGACAGCCGGCTGCAGACGCCCTTCATGTCGGACCTCGTGACGATGGCCGACCCGACGTCGCGCCACTCGTTCCTCCAGCACCTCAAGGAGACCGGGAGGCTCTATCCGTTTTACATCCGTGAGTCGTTCTATCCGCTGCGCCGCGAGTTCGACGCCTACTGCCGTTGGGTCTCCGAGCGTCTCGAGAGCGTTCGCCTCTCGCGTCGGGTGACGTCGGTGACCTTTGACGAGGATGAGCTCGCCTACGTCGTGCGAGCGTCGACGCCTGACGGCGAGGAGACGTATGCCGCTCGCTCCCTCGTCGTGGGAACCGGCACCCCACCGCACATCCCGGACAGCTGCGCCGGGCTGCCGGCCGAGCTGCACAACTCGACCTACCTGCAGCGCAGGGCGCAGCTGCTCGAGTGCCGACGAGTCGTCGTCGTGGGCAGCGGCCAGAGTGCTGCCGAGATCTTCCGGGACCTCCTTGCGGCCGACGATGGCCGCCAGCGCGAGATCATCTGGCTCACGAGGTCGCCGCGGTTCTTCCCGCTCGAGTACACCAAACTCACGCTCGAGATGACCTCTCCGGAGTACGTCGACCACATCCACGCCCTGCCGCCGGAGCGACGCGAGTCCCTCATCGCGTCTCAGGCCCAGCTCTACAAGGGGATCTCGGGTGACTTCGTCGACGAGATCTATGACGCCCTCTATGCCGCAGGCGTCGACGGACCGTCGAACGCCCGTCTCTTCACGAATACGGCTGTGACTGGCTCGATTCAGGAGCCGGACGGGACCTACCGACTCACGGTGAAGCACGCCGACACCGGTGAGGAGCGCGACATCGAGACCGATGGCCTCGTTCTCGCCACCGGCTACAAGCACGAGGTGCCGGCCTTCCTCGCGCCCGTCGCTGATCGCATCCGCTGGGACGAGAAGGGCCGCTTCGACGTCACCCGCGACTACCGCGTCGACGTGGCGGGTCCGCCGATCTGGGTGCAGAACGCCGAGCTCCACACGCACGGGTTCGCTGCACCGGATCTCGGCATGGCGGCATACCGGAACTCCTGGATCGTCCGCGGCATCACGGGACGCGAGGTCTATCCGATCGAGACGCGCATCGCGCAGCAGGAGTTCGGCCTGCCCGAGATCGCGCCGTTGCGCTCACCGCTTCGACAGGAGGTGTCGGCATGA
- a CDS encoding aspartate aminotransferase family protein — protein sequence MTNDESSPATSLLTARTAEACADTVAQTARIAAEAISGASAPFTGALPGPLNGAVAAIDLDVPMSGMSAVLDEARDLYLRDAVYFHHPRYLAHLNCPVAVPAVAAEAMLTAVNSSLDTWDQSAGAMLIERRLIDWTAARIGLGPDADGIFTSGGTQSNLQALLLARDEALKAHADVPRAQALGRLRIFASASGHFSVQRAAQLLGLAPDAVIAVHTDDSQRMCVEALVRAVSEERSAGNLPCAVVATAGTTDFGSIDPLTEIADVALAHDLWMHVDAAYGCGLLVSRRRALLGGIERADSVTVDFHKSFFQPVSSSAVLVRDRTTLGHVTIRADYLNPVEHADRRGIDDQVDKSLQTTRRFDALKLWFTLRAMGPDRVGELFDTVIDLAATTARHLRLDPRFHVAVDPVLSTVVFRWVPDAAESSVTDPRVDAANTGAREAVFFTGEAVVASTKIDGRTWLKFTLLNPETTLAEILEVVDLLADHAERAFEAAPDYVVTGREVA from the coding sequence ATGACCAACGATGAGTCGTCACCTGCCACGTCCCTGCTCACCGCGCGAACCGCTGAGGCCTGTGCCGACACTGTCGCTCAGACCGCGCGCATCGCCGCCGAGGCGATTTCCGGAGCGTCCGCACCGTTCACCGGAGCCCTGCCCGGACCATTGAACGGGGCCGTCGCCGCAATCGACCTCGACGTCCCGATGAGCGGCATGTCCGCTGTCCTCGATGAGGCTCGCGACCTCTATCTGCGCGACGCCGTCTATTTCCACCACCCGCGCTATCTCGCCCACCTCAACTGCCCTGTCGCCGTGCCCGCCGTCGCGGCCGAAGCCATGTTGACCGCCGTGAACTCGTCCCTCGACACGTGGGACCAGAGCGCCGGAGCCATGCTCATCGAACGACGCCTCATCGACTGGACGGCCGCGCGGATCGGTCTCGGGCCGGACGCCGACGGCATCTTCACGAGCGGTGGCACCCAGTCCAACCTCCAGGCGCTGCTCCTCGCTCGGGACGAGGCCCTCAAGGCTCATGCCGATGTCCCTCGGGCGCAGGCCCTGGGACGACTGCGGATCTTCGCCTCGGCGTCCGGACACTTCAGCGTCCAGCGGGCCGCCCAGCTCCTGGGTCTCGCGCCGGATGCTGTCATCGCCGTCCACACCGACGACTCACAACGCATGTGTGTGGAAGCGCTCGTGAGGGCGGTGTCGGAGGAGCGCAGTGCCGGCAACCTTCCGTGCGCGGTCGTCGCCACGGCTGGCACCACCGACTTCGGCAGCATCGACCCGCTCACCGAGATCGCCGACGTGGCCCTTGCCCACGACCTTTGGATGCACGTCGATGCGGCCTACGGCTGCGGTCTGCTCGTCTCGCGACGTCGTGCCTTGCTGGGCGGGATCGAGCGGGCCGACTCGGTGACGGTCGATTTCCACAAGTCGTTCTTCCAGCCGGTGAGCTCGAGCGCTGTGCTCGTGCGCGACCGCACGACGCTGGGCCACGTGACGATCCGGGCCGACTACCTCAACCCGGTCGAGCATGCCGACCGCCGCGGCATCGACGATCAGGTCGACAAGAGCCTGCAGACGACCCGCCGCTTCGACGCGCTCAAGCTGTGGTTCACCCTGCGCGCGATGGGCCCGGACCGGGTGGGGGAGCTCTTCGACACCGTCATCGACCTCGCCGCCACAACGGCTCGCCACCTCCGGCTGGACCCACGGTTCCACGTGGCGGTCGACCCCGTGCTCAGCACCGTGGTCTTCCGGTGGGTGCCCGACGCAGCCGAGAGTTCCGTGACCGACCCTCGGGTCGACGCCGCCAACACCGGCGCCCGCGAAGCGGTCTTCTTCACGGGTGAGGCTGTCGTCGCGTCGACGAAGATCGACGGCCGCACCTGGCTGAAGTTCACCCTCCTCAACCCGGAGACGACCCTCGCCGAGATCCTCGAGGTCGTCGACCTCCTCGCCGACCACGCCGAGCGGGCCTTCGAAGCCGCACCGGACTACGTGGTCACTGGACGGGAGGTGGCCTGA
- a CDS encoding DUF3000 domain-containing protein: protein MATRSLPGRESPEFTEALEALRRVRLRPEVRITEVPAPQRIAPYAVALTADVLGSAADDEDELASGRFVLLHDPSAPEPWGGEWRAVTFARAELEPELAADPLLGEVGWSWLVDALANRDVEAIAEAGTVTRVVSQSFAGLADRPASVEMEVRASWTPIGPDAGLHLLAWSDLLCTIAGLPPLPEGVVALPGPRR, encoded by the coding sequence GTGGCAACACGCTCTCTTCCTGGCCGTGAGTCCCCGGAGTTCACCGAGGCTCTCGAGGCCCTTCGACGCGTCCGACTGCGTCCCGAGGTCCGCATCACCGAGGTGCCCGCACCGCAACGAATCGCTCCGTATGCCGTGGCGCTCACCGCCGACGTGCTCGGCTCGGCCGCCGACGACGAGGATGAGCTGGCCTCGGGCCGCTTCGTCCTCCTCCACGATCCGTCCGCGCCCGAACCCTGGGGCGGCGAATGGCGGGCCGTGACGTTCGCGCGCGCCGAGCTCGAACCCGAGCTTGCTGCCGACCCGCTCCTTGGTGAGGTCGGCTGGTCCTGGCTGGTCGACGCCCTCGCCAACCGCGACGTCGAGGCGATCGCCGAAGCCGGCACCGTCACTCGTGTCGTGAGCCAAAGCTTTGCGGGGCTCGCCGACCGTCCCGCCAGCGTCGAGATGGAGGTCCGCGCGTCGTGGACCCCCATCGGTCCCGACGCCGGGCTGCACCTCCTCGCCTGGTCCGATCTGCTCTGCACCATCGCCGGGCTTCCTCCCCTGCCCGAGGGTGTCGTCGCTCTCCCCGGGCCCCGCCGCTGA